The region CGTACCCACACGTTCACCTTGCGGAGTCCGAGGAGGTGAAGCGCGGCCAAGCGCCGAGCGCCGCAGACCAGCACGCCCTCGGGCGTCACGGTGATCGGCTGTAGCAGCCCGTACTTTTGGATCGAGTCAGCGAGCGACCGCACATCGCCGAGGTCGGTGCGGTGTCGGGCGCCGACCCGGATGGAGTCGATCGATCGCTCGAGTTCGATACCCGGGGCGGAACTCATTGTTGCACCGCCGGGAGATTCTTTTGAATGCGGGTGACGAGCCGGTCGTCGTCCAGAAGTGAGTCGATCGTCTCGCCGATGAGAAGGCGAACCAGGATGCCGCGGCCGGCGGCCGTCTGTCGCTGCGCGGGATTCGGCACTCCCAGAAGGACGGTGAGCATCGTTCGCCACGCATAGCCCGGGAGGTCGAGGACGACGCGCGCGGCCTTGTCGCGACGCAGCAGGTCATACGCGGCCGGCCGGGACGCGGCATCCCCGAGCCGTGTGCAGACGTAGTCGACGCTCGATCGCGCGTGATCCGCCGGCCACCCGAGGAGTTCGAAGACGGCCACCGCGTCATCGACGGCAGCGGTGACGTTCGGAAGCTCGGCGGATCGCGGGTCTGAGTCCGACGATGTCGAGAGCGCCGCGTGGTACTCGGTGAGCGGGTTCTCGCGGTCACTGAATCGCTCGACATCGTGGAAGCCGGCGTAGCGAGTACGGCGTGCTTGATGCACCGAGCAGAGCAGACCGCGCGCACGCTCTTCGGCGATGCAGGTCACCTGGACTGCTCGGGTCACGACCGCCCAGGGGTCTTCCGCGCGCCGGACCCACGGTGCCCGCATCGCATCGAAGGCAGCCGCGGCTGCCTCCCACGGGTCGAGGCCGTGCTTGCGGGCGAGGGCGGCAAACCGAGTGGCGGCGTACCGCATGAGGTCAGCCGCCTCGGGATCGCTGGACCACGCGCGGCCGTCGGCGCGGTGCATCCGTTCCAGTAGCGCTCGCAGCCCCTCCGAAGCGCGAAAGTCGAGAGTGGAGGTCGCTGTAGTCATCGTCATCAGCCCCGTTCGATCGTCGGTGCGGTGGTCGGGGCTGTGCGGCCGCCGAAGGCGCTGAGCGGCGCGAGTCGTCGGCGCTCACCCGGCCGCTGGGGTGAAGTGGACAGTCGGCGCCTCAGTTCGGACTGGAGGTCGAGTCCACGCCCGATGAGACGCCCGCTCGACGAGTTGACGAGATCCGAGATGCGGACCCACGCGACTCGATGGCGTTCGGCCGCGTCGACCGGAGTGCGGGGGTTGATCGTGGCGGACGCGTCGGATCGTGTGCTGGTGCTCGCGGGGTGGGGTCGGGGCGGTGTCGTTTCGATATCCGGTTCAGTCAGGGGTTCGAGGTCATCACGCATTGCTCTGGCCTCCTTGTTCGAGTGCGTGTGGGAGAGCGGAATCGGTGGTCCGCAGCCAGCGGCCGACCGTGGAGGGGTGGACCCCGAGACGTCTACTGATCGCTCTGTTGGACAGGCCGGACGCGCGGAGGATCTGCGCGTCGTGGTGCCGCGCCGATGCGGCAGTCAGGAGCGAGACTTCTTCGTCGACGGATGCCGAGTCGATCGTGGGGCCGGGGCGCCGCATGAGGATCGACGTCAGGTGCGTGATCGCGAGGAGCACGAGGGGTGGGACTGCCGCGACCGACGCGGCGAGGGCAGCTGGGACGTCGCTGTCGGCGGCGAGAATCGCGTGAATCGCGTTGGCGACGACCGAGACCGACGCGCCGGCGAAGAGCAGGACCCATGGGTACCAGACGCCTCGCGATCCGGTGAGGACGACGGCCGCGACGGTGGCGACGACGATGATGCCGTCGACGATGAGCGGCCAGGCCCAGGCCTGTTCGGGGCTGAGTCCGGAGCGTTCCGCAAGGTCCGCAAGCGAGGTGAACGAGAGCCAGAAGGCGCCGGCGGCGATGAAGAATGTTCCGGCGATCGCTGTGAGGGTCGCGAGCCGGATGCCATCGACCGGCCGGGGCATCACGACAGGCTCCTGCAACGTCCCGGTTGCTGACGGGGGAGCGGAGGAAGCGGCGGGGGGAGCTGCGGCGCGTACTTGCGGATCGTGGCGTCGTAGCCGCTGCGTCGCCACGCGGACTTGACCGTGGCGTTGATCTCGCGCCTGTCGAGACCGATCTCCTCGGCGACCGGCGCGAGCGCGCTCATCGCCTCGGGGAACTCGACGCCGGCGTCGAACAGCCGACATGCTGCCCAGAAGAGCCCGCGATTGCGTTCCCCCTCTCGCAGGTGCGAGACCCAGACCGCCAGCGCATCGGCGTTCCCGCGGTCCGCCTGCGCTGTGTAGTAGCGCGTGGCGGGGCGCGGATCGACGAAACCCCGCAGGGCGGTCGAGTCGAGACGCTCGAAGCGGGCGGTCGACAGGGAGAAGGTTCGATAGCTCGAGACCCCGTCGTCTGTCGCCACCGCAGACGGGGGGATGAGGACGTAGCCCCCTTCGCCCCTGAAGTCGATGTGCGCCCGGGCAGACACCCAGCAGGGGCTCTCGATACCGCTGTTGACGTAGTAGACGTGCATCCCGCCCGACGGCGTGCGCACGCGAGCGAACTCGCCGGCGGCGACGCCGTCATCGATCGCACGTTGGAAGGTCGCGTAACCAGAACCGGACGCCTTCGTGTCGACGTCCACGACGTCGACACCCGACTGGCGGCCGGTCGGCATGCCGATGTTCGCCTCGGGCCAGCGCCGCCACCAGCCGTGCACGACGTGGCCGAGAATCGACGCGTCGTGGAACCCGTTGCGCGTGAGCGGACGCTTGCCGCCGGGAACACACGGGAACACCGGGACGTCGGCCAGCGCGAACGCGAGTGCGGCCTCGGGCCGAGACATCCGTGCCGTCGTGAACAGGAGGTCCGCTACCGCGAGCATGTCGGCCTCCCAGCGACTTCGCGGCCGACAGGGCGGTCCGCGGGGCGACTGAAGTGCGCGTCCGGTGCACCGCGCTCGAGCTGCACGGATGTGTGGCCCCGATGTGCCTTCGTCGTGAGAGCGTCGAGGATCTCGACTGATGCTCGTCGCACGCGCTCACCTGTGTCCTGCACGACTTCGGCGACGGTCTTGCCGTTCACGGTTGACGCCCACGAGGCGACGTACGGGATCGTGTAGATGCTCGTGTCCATCCCGTGCGCGGCTCCGACCATGAGGGCGACAGATTCCGCTTCGACCTCGCCGATGCCGCGATGGCTGATGGCTTCGTGGTCGGGGCCATGCAGTCGGATGTGGGCGAGCTCATGCGTCAGGGTCTTCACCCGGGCCGCGGCATCCATGTCGGCGCGAACGACGACGGTGCGGGCAAGGAAGTCCGTGCGACCGTTCGCGCCGCCGATGTCTGTCGAATCGGGAACGCTCGAGAGCGAGAAGTCGTCAGCCTCGACGAGCCGTGCGAGTTCATTCCACAAGTCGGCGGGAGCTTCACCCCGCAGCAGTTCCGGACGTTGCTGCCCGGGGATCGGCGGACCTGAGGTCTGCGAGACATCCCACACGTACGCGGGCCTCACGCCGATGAGCCGCGAACGTACGACTTCGCCCGCCTGCGGGCGCTCGCCGCGGCGAAGTCGCCGCCATGACATCGAGTCGTTCGGCGTCTGGGTAGCGAAGTTGCCGGTGACCGGAGCGAGGATCGCGTAGCCGCGCTGTCCCTTGAGGACCTGGTGTCCGAGCTGCTGCCACTGGCGGAAGCCGGCGACGAAGGTGGGCACAGGCTCCGGGACGAGTCCGTGCTCGAACGCCGATGCGTGCTGCACCCAGATCAGCAGCGTGTTGTTGAACGACCGCGTCCGGAAGCGGGCGGCGAACTCCAGCGCGCGCCTCCACTCATCGCCCGACGTCAGCTCCTCGACGGCGCGCGCCAAGCGCTCGTGCACCTCACGCAACTTCTCCTCCGCGCTGGAGCTGGCTCGCTGCTCGTCGGTCATATCGTCACCTCGTTCGCTGTCTGCCCTCGCGGATCAGGTGCACCGCCGCATCCGAAACCGGTGGCGAGATCTGCGAAGCCGATGAACACGTCACCGAGTCGACAGGGCCAAATCCGCCAGAAACAGGCCAGATGCGGGTCAGAATGAGTCAGAGTGGGATGACGAGATCTGACGCGAGGGTGCCGATGAGTGCAGCGCAACGACCGACCGGAACCGAAAGTGGCAGGCGCCTTGCCGAGTTGATGCAGCTGCGCCACATCAACATCCGCGATCTGGCTGCGCGCGCCGGCTGCGACGAACGCACCATCCAACGAGCCCTCAACGGCGAGACGACGCCGCAGTTGCGCGTCGCCGAGAGCATTGCCGAAGTGCTGGAGTGCGAGCCGGATGACCTCTGGCCGCGCCCCGGCTCCGGAGCATCATCGAACGGCGCGCTGACGGTCAGGCTGTTCCCGTCACGCGCACAGGTCCCGGTCGACGTCTGGCGCGACGCGCTCGCGGCCGCAGCATCCCGAATCGATATCTGCGTCTACGGTGGAACGTTCCTGTTCGACAACGTCCACGGCTTCCTGCGTTTGGTTCGGGATGCTGCATCCCGCGGTGTTCAAGTCCGTATCGCCGTGGGTGACCCGGGTTCATCCGCTGTGCACCAGCGCGGCATCGAAGAGGGGATAGGCGACGCGCTCGCCGGCCGTTGCCGGCTCACGCTGTCGCGGCTCTCACCGATCCACGATCTCGACGGCGTGGAGGTCCGCACCCACTCGACCCCGCTCTATGTCTCGATGTTCCTTATCGACGACATGCTCTACGCAAACCACCACATCCTCGGCTCGCCCGCCGGAGACAACCCGGTGATCGAGATCCCGCGTGACCTCGACCCTGAAGTGTGGGAGAGCTACACGAACTCGTTCGAACAGATCTGGGCCGGTGCGCACCCCGCGCACTACCCGGCCCGCTGATCGCGAAAGGCTACTCATGGCACGCATCGACTACTACAACGACCCCGACGCGCCGTTCCCGAACAGCGTCGTTCCGTCGACGACGAGCGTCGTGCTCGACGACGAGGGTCGCATCGCGCTGGTGCATCGGAAAGACAATGGCCTCTGGGCGCTGCCCGGGGGCGGGATGGAGCTGGGGGAGTCGATCGAGGACTGCGCCGTTCGGGAGGTCAAGGAAGAGACCGGCCTGGATGTCGAGATCACCGGCCTCATCGGCGTCTATACGAACCCGCACCACGTGATGAAGTACGACGACGGCGAAGTGCGCCAGCAGTTCTCGCTTTGCTATCGCACCCGGCTGCTCGGCGGCGAGCTGACCTTCGACAGCGAGTCCACCGACATCGCATGGGTCTCACCCGATGCGATCGGGGAGTTGCCGATGCATCCTTCGATGAAGCTGCGGATCGACCACTTCCTCGAGGGACGGAGCGAGCCCTATCTGGGGTGATCGCCGATTCGGGAGAGTCGTTTGTTGACACGGTCAACGGCGGCGAGAAGATCCGGCGCAGATGCCGACACCGCGTCGTGGACGGGAGTGTTCGGCTCGTAACGCGTGAGGATCTCGGCGACGCGGTCGGCGGCGGCGATAGGTTCGCCGGTCGGTGACGTCGTCATGTCGGCAAAGGTGA is a window of Microbacterium terrae DNA encoding:
- a CDS encoding DUF2637 domain-containing protein; this translates as MPRPVDGIRLATLTAIAGTFFIAAGAFWLSFTSLADLAERSGLSPEQAWAWPLIVDGIIVVATVAAVVLTGSRGVWYPWVLLFAGASVSVVANAIHAILAADSDVPAALAASVAAVPPLVLLAITHLTSILMRRPGPTIDSASVDEEVSLLTAASARHHDAQILRASGLSNRAISRRLGVHPSTVGRWLRTTDSALPHALEQGGQSNA
- a CDS encoding bifunctional DNA primase/polymerase, yielding MLAVADLLFTTARMSRPEAALAFALADVPVFPCVPGGKRPLTRNGFHDASILGHVVHGWWRRWPEANIGMPTGRQSGVDVVDVDTKASGSGYATFQRAIDDGVAAGEFARVRTPSGGMHVYYVNSGIESPCWVSARAHIDFRGEGGYVLIPPSAVATDDGVSSYRTFSLSTARFERLDSTALRGFVDPRPATRYYTAQADRGNADALAVWVSHLREGERNRGLFWAACRLFDAGVEFPEAMSALAPVAEEIGLDRREINATVKSAWRRSGYDATIRKYAPQLPPPLPPLPRQQPGRCRSLS
- a CDS encoding ArdC family protein, yielding MTDEQRASSSAEEKLREVHERLARAVEELTSGDEWRRALEFAARFRTRSFNNTLLIWVQHASAFEHGLVPEPVPTFVAGFRQWQQLGHQVLKGQRGYAILAPVTGNFATQTPNDSMSWRRLRRGERPQAGEVVRSRLIGVRPAYVWDVSQTSGPPIPGQQRPELLRGEAPADLWNELARLVEADDFSLSSVPDSTDIGGANGRTDFLARTVVVRADMDAAARVKTLTHELAHIRLHGPDHEAISHRGIGEVEAESVALMVGAAHGMDTSIYTIPYVASWASTVNGKTVAEVVQDTGERVRRASVEILDALTTKAHRGHTSVQLERGAPDAHFSRPADRPVGREVAGRPTCSR
- a CDS encoding helix-turn-helix domain-containing protein, coding for MSAAQRPTGTESGRRLAELMQLRHINIRDLAARAGCDERTIQRALNGETTPQLRVAESIAEVLECEPDDLWPRPGSGASSNGALTVRLFPSRAQVPVDVWRDALAAAASRIDICVYGGTFLFDNVHGFLRLVRDAASRGVQVRIAVGDPGSSAVHQRGIEEGIGDALAGRCRLTLSRLSPIHDLDGVEVRTHSTPLYVSMFLIDDMLYANHHILGSPAGDNPVIEIPRDLDPEVWESYTNSFEQIWAGAHPAHYPAR
- a CDS encoding NUDIX hydrolase produces the protein MARIDYYNDPDAPFPNSVVPSTTSVVLDDEGRIALVHRKDNGLWALPGGGMELGESIEDCAVREVKEETGLDVEITGLIGVYTNPHHVMKYDDGEVRQQFSLCYRTRLLGGELTFDSESTDIAWVSPDAIGELPMHPSMKLRIDHFLEGRSEPYLG